A stretch of DNA from Microbacterium saperdae:
CCGTTCCAGGAGTGAGCCCGCGCGGTCACCGTGCGCGGGCGGTGCGGCTTGGCGATCAGCGAAGGCCGAAGGGGATGACCTCGGCGTGCTCGATGCCGTCCTGATACCAGACGAGCTCTGCCTCGGTGACGGTCTCGGTCGGCAGGGCGGGGAGAGATCGACGCGCGGCGCGGTCGAGTTCGGCCCAGGCCTCCGTAGCGAGGGTCTTGCCGTAGACGACGGAGAGGTGGAACGTCCAGTCCTCCAGATCGAGCTCGCCGAGCCGCCGGAAGTCCGTATCGACGAGAAGGTCGGTCAGCGTCGCGTAGGCGGAGACCAGCGTGCGGGTGCGCGTGAGCCGCAGGATCACGATCTGCCAGGGAGCGGGGAACGTGTCCACCGCCTCGGCCGTCACGGTGATCGGATGCTGCCGCGCCGCCCAGGTCCGGATGGTCGCGGTCAGTTCCTCCCGGCGTTCCGGCTCCGCGAATCCGCGCAGCGTGACGTGTTCGGTGTGCGGGAACGTGAGGGAGGCCTCCACCGACGCGAGCGTGTCGCGCTGGATGGCCCGGTACTCGGTCGCCACCGCTCCGGTCGGGCGCAGCACGAGGTACTGCTGGCCCTCCAGCGAGGCGAGCTGGGCAGGCGAGGTCATGATCGGCCGACGCATGAGGCGAGCGTACCGATGCGGGGTCGGCCGCGTGCGCAGCTTCGGGTCGGACACGCCACACGCCGCCCGCCGGAAATGGCGGGCGGCGTGTCTCGGATGATCTCCGCAGCGGTGCGCGGGGCGGTCAGGCCGTCGCCAGCACCGCTTTCGTGGAGGTGGTCCGGCGCACGGCGACCACGAGCGTGGTGGCGACCAGCGACAGCACACCCCATACGACCAGCGCGGCCACGGCACTGCCGCTTCCGGCGATGAGTCCGGCGAACGCGGGCGCCGTCGGCAGGGCTGCTCCGAGCCCGGCGAGCCAGCCGGGCACGGTCGAGATCAGCCCGGTCGCGACCGCCAGCACTCCCACGAGGGCACTGATCCAGCGGCCGATTCCCCCGAACAGCGCGACCAGCGCCTGGTTCACGGCGGCGAAGGCGACTCCGGCGAGCACGGCAGTACCGGCGAACGCCCACCACGCGGCGGCGTCGTATGCGGCGACGAACTGCACGATGAGTGCGACCAGGAGTCCCTGACCGGCACCGATCAGTGCGGCAGGGGCGAACGCGCGCAGAGCGAGCGATGCCGAGGAACGGCGCGACGTCAGAGTGCGTGCGGTGTGCGCGCGCATCACGATGAACGAGGCCAGACCGCCGAACCACAGCACCACTGCGGCGAGCAGCGGGATCGCGGTCGGCCCGAAGATCGTGTTCATCGAGGAGTTCGTGGTCACCGGGTCGGCGATCACCG
This window harbors:
- a CDS encoding 2'-5' RNA ligase family protein, with the protein product MRRPIMTSPAQLASLEGQQYLVLRPTGAVATEYRAIQRDTLASVEASLTFPHTEHVTLRGFAEPERREELTATIRTWAARQHPITVTAEAVDTFPAPWQIVILRLTRTRTLVSAYATLTDLLVDTDFRRLGELDLEDWTFHLSVVYGKTLATEAWAELDRAARRSLPALPTETVTEAELVWYQDGIEHAEVIPFGLR